The Amycolatopsis viridis genome window below encodes:
- a CDS encoding CTP synthase: MGLQPRTAKYVFVTGGVASSLGKGLTASSLGQLLTARGLRVTMQKLDPYLNVDPGTMNPFQHGEVFVTEDGAETDLDIGHYERFLDRDLSGSANVTTGQVYSEVIAKERRGEYLGDTVQVIPHITDEIKRRIMAVAESDGTGQQPDVVITEVGGTVGDIESLPFLEACRQVRHEIGRDNCFFLHVSLVPYLAPSGELKTKPTQHSVAALRNIGIQPDALVCRADRDLPEDLKRKIGLMCDVDTEAVIACPDARSIYDIPRVLHREALDAYVVRRLGLPFRDVDWTVWGDLLDRVHNPSETVRVALVGKYIDLPDAYLSVTEALRAGGFAHRAKVEIVWVASDRATTPAGAAAALGDVDGVLVPGGFGVRGIEGKIGAITYARTRGIPVLGLCLGLQCMVIEAARNLAGIEGANSAEFDETTEHPVISTMADQKDVVAGERDMGGTMRLGAYPARLKPGSQVAKAYGGTEVSERHRHRYEVNNAYRKRLADAGLVFSGTSPDDRLVEFVELPADVHPFFVGTQAHPELKSRPTRPHPLFDAFIDAVVRYRTADRLPVELPEPTVSAH; the protein is encoded by the coding sequence GTGGGACTTCAGCCGCGGACAGCCAAATACGTTTTCGTCACGGGGGGCGTCGCCTCCTCCCTGGGCAAGGGCCTGACGGCCTCGAGCCTGGGCCAGCTCCTCACCGCTCGCGGCCTGCGGGTCACGATGCAGAAGCTCGATCCCTACCTCAACGTGGATCCGGGCACCATGAACCCGTTCCAGCACGGCGAGGTCTTCGTCACCGAGGACGGCGCCGAGACCGACCTGGACATCGGGCACTACGAACGCTTCCTCGACCGGGACCTGTCCGGGTCGGCGAACGTCACGACCGGCCAGGTCTACTCGGAAGTCATCGCCAAGGAGCGCCGCGGCGAGTACCTCGGGGACACCGTGCAGGTCATCCCGCACATCACCGACGAGATCAAGCGGCGCATCATGGCGGTCGCCGAGTCCGACGGCACCGGTCAGCAGCCCGACGTGGTCATCACCGAGGTCGGCGGCACGGTCGGCGACATCGAGTCGCTGCCGTTCCTGGAGGCCTGCCGGCAGGTGCGGCACGAGATCGGCCGGGACAACTGCTTCTTCCTGCACGTGTCGCTGGTGCCCTACCTCGCGCCGTCGGGGGAGCTCAAGACCAAGCCGACCCAGCATTCGGTCGCCGCGCTGCGCAACATCGGCATCCAGCCCGACGCGCTGGTGTGCCGCGCCGACCGGGACCTGCCCGAGGACCTCAAGCGCAAGATCGGCCTGATGTGCGACGTGGACACCGAGGCGGTCATCGCGTGCCCGGACGCCCGGTCCATCTACGACATCCCCAGGGTGCTGCACCGCGAGGCGCTGGACGCCTACGTCGTGCGCCGTCTGGGCCTGCCCTTCCGCGACGTCGACTGGACGGTGTGGGGCGACCTGCTCGACCGGGTGCACAACCCGTCGGAGACCGTCCGGGTCGCGCTGGTCGGCAAGTACATCGACCTGCCCGACGCCTACCTGTCGGTCACCGAGGCCCTGCGCGCGGGCGGGTTCGCCCACCGCGCCAAGGTCGAGATCGTCTGGGTCGCCTCCGACCGGGCGACCACCCCGGCCGGTGCGGCCGCCGCGCTCGGTGACGTCGACGGTGTCCTGGTGCCCGGTGGGTTCGGCGTGCGCGGCATCGAGGGCAAGATCGGCGCCATCACCTACGCCCGCACCCGGGGCATCCCGGTGCTCGGGCTGTGCCTGGGACTGCAGTGCATGGTGATCGAGGCGGCCCGCAACCTGGCGGGCATCGAGGGCGCGAACTCCGCGGAGTTCGACGAGACCACCGAGCACCCGGTGATCTCCACGATGGCCGACCAGAAGGACGTGGTCGCCGGCGAACGCGACATGGGCGGCACCATGCGGCTGGGTGCCTACCCGGCCAGGCTCAAGCCCGGTTCGCAGGTCGCGAAGGCGTACGGCGGCACCGAGGTGTCCGAGCGGCACCGGCACCGCTACGAGGTCAACAACGCCTACCGCAAGCGGCTCGCCGACGCCGGTCTGGTCTTCTCCGGCACCTCGCCGGACGACCGGCTGGTCGAGTTCGTCGAGCTGCCCGCGGACGTGCACCCGTTCTTCGTCGGCACCCAGGCGCACCCCGAGCTCAAGAGCCGCCCCACCCGGCCGCACCCGCTGTTCGACGCGTTCATCGACGCCGTCGTCCGCTACCGCACGGCGGACCGGCTGCCGGTCGAGCTGCCCGAGCCGACCGTGAGCGCGCATTGA